The sequence CGGGGCGATGCCACCACAGTGGGCCGTCGCCTTCGAGAGCTCGTGGGTGTTGGTGGCCAGGTCTTCCTTCAGCGCCGAGTCCGAGCCGCCGAAGGCGTACTCACCCGAGCTGAACTTGCTCTTGCCGATGCCCGAGGACTGGCTGCCGTCGTAGGTCACGGTGCCGCCGTTGAAGGCGTTGGTCCAGGCGCCCTGGGCGTCCTTCTGGGCCGACGAACCACCAGCGGTGAGGTCGGTTCCCGAACCCGAGCCACCGTTGCCGGAGCTCGAGGAACCACAGGCGGTGAGCGTCGCGGCCATGGCGGCTGCGGCGATACCCGGGACGACGATGCGGAGGGTCTTGTTCACGTCAAACTCCTGACGAGGCGGACTCCGCCCCATGCATTGAGATCATTTGCTCGGCAACCAAAACACGTGTTGGTAGACGAACGGCTGGCCGAAGGTGAACTGGGGGCAAACTCAGCGTGTCGAATCAGTGGCCCGTAGTCGCACGTAGTGCAGATCACAGGTGAACAAGGTCAAGTCAGGCCAGATGTCGCTCGATCGCGAGGACAGCACCCCGACGCAGATGGACGACGGCCATCTCCCCCTTCGCCAACTTCTGGTCGGCCACCCCGAGGGCGGCGAAGACGTCCGGAAGGACCGGCCGGTGGCTGCAGATGACGGTCGGACCCTGCCGCTTGGCCTGCCGTACGAGCTTGGTGACCAGCGCGGCGACACCGCCTGGCGCGAAGCCCTCCTCGCTCAACATGCCGATCGCCTCGAGGGGGTGCCCGGCACGTTCGGCGTATGGCACGACCGTCTCCAGGCACCGCGTACTCGACGAACTGACCACGCGTGCGGTGCCGTACGCCTCCAACACCGGGGCCACCCGTTCGGCCTGCCGACGTCCGGCCACCAGGAGCGGGCGCAGTTGGTCGTCAGTACGCCAGGCGCCGCGCGAGCGGGATTCGCCGTGGCGCAGCACGATCACGGTCCGGGTCGCGAGGCGCGTACGCAGTGCCTCGCGGAGCGTCTTGCGGTCGTAGCGATAGGTGAGCATGCGGGCGGCCTTGTCGATCGGCCACCAGGTGGCTTCATCGATCTCGTCGTTGGGGACGTACGCCTCGGCGCCGGGCGCGTCCGGATCGATCACGATGCCGGACCAGTAGTGGACCGTCTTCACCCCGCCCTTGACCGGATAGCGCTGCGACCGCAGCGGGACACTGAGGCGGATCCGGACGCCGGTCTCCTCCTCGACCTCGCGGATCGCGCACGCCGTGACGTGCTCACCCCGGTCGACCTTGCCCTTCGGGAACGACCAGTCGTCGTAGGTCGGACGGTGCACGAGCAGCACCTCACGACCACCGATGCCGTCACGAAGAACGACCGCACCTGCCGCCTCGATCTGGCGAGCCCGGATCACCATGGACGGTAGGTTGCCACAGATCCCGCCTCGGCGCAGGCCCGCCGACGACCCCCTTTGCGGGGGATCACACGCTCCGGCGGCGAGCCGACTCAGCTGACCTCAGGCGGCGCGATGGTGAGGTCCTCCCCGGGTGTGAGATTGAGGCCCAGGTAAGCGACGTCGTGCCATGCGTCGTGCTTCCAGCCGATGTTGCGCATGACACCCATCTCGGCGAAGCCGAAGGCGCGGTGCAGCCGCATACTGGGCTCGTTCGGCAGGGCCACTACGCCGACGAACCGGCGGTAGCCGCGGTCGCGCAGGCGTTCGATGAGGGCGGCGTACAGCGCTCGCCCTCGACCAGCGCCGCGCCGGTTCATGTCGAGGTACACGCTGCCCTCCGTCGCCCACCGGTACGCCGCTCGCTGCGCGAACTTGCCGCCGTACGCGTAGCCGACGATCTCGCCGTCCACTTCCATCACCAGCCAGACGTGCTGCTCGTTCGCGGCCGCGATCCGACGAGCCATCTCCTCCACCGAGGGCGGGTCCGTCTCGAACGTGATCGCGGTCTCACGCACGTACGGCGCATAGATGGCCGCGCACGCGGCTGCGTCATCCGTCGTCGCGGTTCGGATCGTGTAGTCGTTGCTCATCGCACTGCCAATCTCGTCGTCGTGAACAAGGGTCGTGGGCAGAGGCGCCCGGGTTCCACGTGATGTCATGCGCCGACCGCACCGTGCAGCAGCATGAAGGATCCAAGAGCCACCATCACGCCACCCGACAGACGGCTGACGACCCGCGCGGCTCGTGGTCGGCCGGTGAGGGCAGCCTGCGAGCCGGCCGACACCAGCGAGTAGATGATCGCGCAGTTGACCACGTGGGCTGCCCCGAGCGCGAGGATCTGCACCGACTCCGGCCAGGCAGCCTGCGTGTCAGTGAAGCGGGGTAGCAACCCGACGAACAACAGCATGGCCTTGGGGTTGAGCGCGCTCACACCGAACCCGGTGAGCCATTGCCGACGCGCCGACCGTGGAGCCTGAACTGTGTGATCCGCGGCGGCCGTGCTGGCCAGGGCGCGGTATCCGAGCAGGATCAGGTAGCCAGCGCCGACGGCGGTCAGGGCGCTGAGCAGGAAGGGCACCCGGCCGATGATCGCTGCCAGTCCGGCCGCTGCGACCAACGTGGTCGTCGCATGGCCGGAGAGCAGACCACCGACGCCGGCAATGCCAGCGCGTCGTCCTCGCTGGCCACACGTGATCGCGTACGCCCAGTCCGGACCAGGGACGACGACCAGCATCAGCGACAGCAGCCAGAAGGCTCCTACGAGCTCGATGTTCATGAGGTCGACGCTAAAACAGAATCAGCGAAAAGTGTTCCCAACTATTGCTCGCAAACCACTCATCAGTGGCAAACTCTGAGTCATGGACGCCACTGATCGACAGATTCTTGCCGAGTTGCAGTCCGACGGGCGTCTGACCGTCACCGAACTGGCCGACCGGGTGCAGCTCAGCATCTCGCCGTGCCACCGCCGCGTACGCACGCTTGAGAAGTCCGGAGCCATCGCCGGATACCGCGCCTACCTCGACGCCGAGGCCCTCGGCCTGGGCTTCGAGGCGCTGGTGTTCGTGACAATGGCGTCCGCCGACCGGGACACCGTCGAAGCGTTCGAGCAGGCGGTCGTCGACCTGCCCAACGTGCTGGAAGGCCACCGCCTGTTCGGCGATCCTGACTACCTGCTCCGTGTCATCGCAGCAGACCTCGGCGCGTTCCAGATGCTCTATGACGAGCGCCTGACCACCCTCCCCGGCGTCCAGCGGCTGAGCTCGACGCTGGTGATGAAGACCATCGCAGCCAACCGCCCCCTGCCGCTGCCCTGACCCAGCCCGCAGAACTGGCCAGGCGCAGCCGCACTCGTAGGACGGTGGCTAGGCTCAACGGATCGTCCCGGTCAGCGCGGATGATCGGATGCAACAGCCCCGACTCAGGTGAGGCATCCAGACCCGCAGTAGTCCGGCGAAAGTAGGTGCCATGTATCGAGGCGGGCGGTCGCCCTACATGCAGAGATCGGTCATCGCAGTGGCGGCCATTGCGCTCGTCGGGGCGCTTGCCTGGTGGCTGATCCCGCTGCACGAGCCCAGCCGCTGGCGTACCGCCATCGCGGAGGCGCCGGCCGGTGCCGACAGGTATTCGTGGACGGACTGGGCAGCGGTCCGATCGGCCCTGCACCACCCCACGGCGGACGCGATCGAGAACGCCGCGTACGGCGCGGACCTGCTGGAGACGACCGCACTACGCAACTCATCCACTGATCTGACTCAACTGGGCTTCACGCTGAATTCGATCGACTCCGAACTGTTCGTGCAGAGCAAGGCCGGCGACGCCGACATCCTCCGACTGAACACCCCGGTCGACCCCTCGACCTGGAAGGGCTGGACGAAGACCGGGGGGTACTGGACGGCGCCGAACACCATCGTGAACCAGGTGCTGGCGTACGCGCAGGTGGTCGACGGCGGGCGCATCCTGATCACCTCGAACCTTCCCACCTACCTCACCCAGGCTGTCGCAGCGCTCGGCCAGTCGAACGCGGTGCCCGACACCGTGTCCGGCTCGCCGCTGTCGGCGTTCACCTACTCCGGCAGTTATGCCTGCTCGGCCTTGGCGATGGCTCATGCGGGTGCGGATGACCAGGCCTCCGGACAGGACCTTGTGGCTCGTGCGGGGATGCTGAACCCGATCCTGAGCTACACGCTCGCCCGGAACTCCGCGACCGACGTGTCCGTCTCGATGGGCTTCGACAGCGGCGACCAGGCGCGTACCAATGCGATCACCCGACAGAACCTGGCGGTCGGGCAGGCGCCCGGCATCGGTGGGAGCTTCACCGACATCTTCAAGCTCAACCGAGCCAGTTGGAGCGGCAAGGTGGCGACCCTGGACCTCACCCCTGTCGCCGGCAAGCCGCTGATGGGCATGCTGGCGACCAACGCCGTCCTCTTCGCGACCTGCTGATGTTCGACGCGATCGTGCTCGTCGGCGGTCGGGCCACCCGATTCGGGGGCTTGGACAAGACCGCGATCGAGATCGATGGCGTACGCGTCGTCGACCGGGTCCTGGCCGGTGTCGCGGCGGCTGCTCGGGTGATCGTTGTGGGTCCCGAGGTGTCGGGCGGACCCGTTGCTGCCGTGGCCTCTGCGCTGGACTCGGTGACGTCGCCGATCGTCGTCACGCTCGCAGGCGACCAGCCGTGGATCGCGCCGGCGGTGCCGCTGTTGGTCGCCGCGGTGGCCGACTACGACGTAGCCGTACTCGTCGCCGACGATCGCCGGCACTATCTGGCGGCGGCCTGGCGTACGTCCTCGCTGCGCGCTGCAATCACCGAACTGGACTCCCCCGTCGACGCCGCCGTCCGGTCGCTCTTCGAGGGCCGATCGGTCGTGGACGTACCCGACACCGGCGGCTGGTCGCGCGACATCGACTCCCCGGCCGACCTACCGGAGTAGCGCCGAAACCCGACATCCGTCAGTGCGAGACCCGGCGTTTGTCAGTCCGAGACCCGGCGTTTGTCAGGCCACGCATGGCACTTGTCGGGTCTCGACGTGGCAGATGTCGGGTCTCGGCTGTCATTCGTCGGGTCTCGACCGGAAACGGTCGCAGATGAGATCGACGATGGTCGGGTGGGTACCGAGGACGTCGGACACGACGGCGGCGCCAGCCGTACGCGCCTCGTCGGCGAGCGTGCGCGAGAAGTGACCGGGCGCGAGGAGATAGACCGAGACCGCATCACCGGGGCGTACGACCTCGCCGATGTCCCCGGCGGCCATCGTCGCCATCCGACACTCACTCCCCCACAACGCACCAACCAACACGGCCGCCGCTCGCAGATCATCGGCGGCGGTCGGGTCCTGTGACCCGGCGGCAGCCAGGACGACCGGTTGACCGGGCGTCGCGCCGGCCTCGATCAGACGGTCGACCTGCACCCTGGCCAGTGCGGTGGACGGACCCAAGGGGTCGGTGATGACAGCCGGTCCCCCGGCCGAGTCCAATGCAGCCGGAAGGTCGACGCGGGTGTGATAGCCGCGCGACAACAGCAGCGGCACCACCACGGTCGATTCGGTCGAAGCACCCAGTGCGTCGGCGAGCAACGGCTCCTGGAGTTCCACGTACGAGGTGACCGATTCGACGCCGAGTGCGAGACCGGCCAATCGGGTGAGTTCGATCGCGACCGCGTTGCCCTCACCGGAGCGAGTGCCGTGCGCCACGGTGACCAGGCGCGTCATCAGCCGGCGACGGCCAAGCGGTAGCCGCGCTTCACCACGGTCTGGATCGCCCGCGTACCCAGAGCGGCGCGGAGGCGCGCGACGGCCATCTCGACCGCGTGTTCGGATCCGGCGTTGCCCGACGGCAACATCGCCAGGAGCGCGCGCCGCGAGACTACGTTGCCGGGGTTCGCGATCAACGCCTGGAGTACGGCCGCCGGCGCCGGCGAGAGCTTCACGACGGCACCGTCGAGCAGGACCTCGTCGCCGTGCAGCAACAGTTGATGCTCACCGACCAGTTCGATCGTGAGACCGGCACGGCGCGAGGGCAGCTCCGTCTCCAACAACGTGATCATCGGCAACAGGCGGGAGCGCTCGGGGAAGATCGTAGGCACACCCCACATCTCGAAGGCTGCGGCCGTGACCGGTCCGACCGACGCCGCGACCACGTCGGCCTGGAAGGCTGCGATCACCTCGTCGCGACGCCCGACCGAGCCGGCCGCCTGCATGAAGGAGGCGACGGCTGGCGCCGAGGTGAAGGTCACTGCGTCGACAGTTCCGTCGGCCACCTGCTCGACCAGACCGAACATCGGCTCGGGGTCGATCGCCGGATCCACGCGGTAGACCGCGACGGAGACGACCTCAGCACCCATCCGACGCAACGCATGGCCGACCATCGACAGCGACTGGCCGTGCTCCTGCACCACGATCCGCTTCCCGGCGAGATCGCGCCCGCGCAGGTGCGCCATCACGTCGTCGAACTCCTCCGACTCCGGCGCCCACAGCTCCCGCAGCCCGCGAGCTCGCAACGCACCGACCGACTTCGGACCGCGGGCGAGGATCTCGGCGCCCTTGAGCCGCTCCAGCAGCGGGTCCAGCAGACCCCAGCCCTCCGCGGCGTCGAACCAGCCGCGCAGACCGATACCCGTGGTCACCAGGAAGACATCGACCGGTGAGCCGATGACCTCCTCGGTGGAGGCGCGCAGCGTGGCCGGGTCGATCCGGTTCGGATCCAGCGACAGCGCCGGCGCGTACACCACCTCGGCACCGCGGCGCTCCAGGAGCGCGCCCTGTTCGTCGGCCTTCCGGGTGGCCGTCACGCCGATCCGAAAGCCCGCAAGCGGATGACCTTCGGACACATTCACTCCTCGACGACGGCCTTGACCGAACCCACGTACACGACACCTTCGCGCACCACGACCTCGTACGCCGCGATCGACACCTCCGGCTTGTCCAGGCAGATGCCGGTACGCAGGTCGAAGGCTTCCTTGTAGATCGGGCTGGCGACGAAGTCGACCGACTCACCGTCGACCGTACGCGTCCCGACGATGCCTCGCGACAACACCGAGGCGTGCGAGAAGGGATCGTAGTTGGACAGCGCGAAGACATCGCCGGCGTACGTCCGGAAGACGGCCACCGCCTCACCGTGTACGAGCGCAGCCACGCCGGTCTCCACGTCGATGGCATCGACGGGACAGATCTCGATCATCTGCCGAGTCGGGTCGAGTGTCATCACAGCGACGCTCCGATCTGCGGCATGCCCAGTGACACTGGCCCGGCTGACTCCTCCGGCACGATCTGGCCGCGGGTCGTCCCGAACGAGATGTTCGGGTCCGGGGTCTCGGGTGCGTTCACGAACGACATGAACCGGCGCACCTTCTCCGGGTCCTCGATCGTCGCCTTCCACTCGTCGAAGTAGGAGTCGATGTGGGAAGCCATCGCGCGCTCGAGTTCCTCGGCAATGCCGAGGGAGTCCTCGATGACCACCTGACGCAGGTAGTCCATCCCGCCCTCGAGCGAGTCGAGCCAGGTCGAGGTGCGCTGGAGGCGATCGGCCGTACGGATGTAGAACATCAGGAACCGGTCGAGGTACTTCCGCAGGTCCTCATCCGACAGGTCCTCGGCGAGCAGCTGTGCGTGCGCCGGGATCGCGCCGCCGTTGCCGCCGACGTACAGGTTCCATCCATTGGTCGTGGCAATGATGCCGAAGTCCTTGCCGCGAGCCTCAGCACACTCACGGGCACAGCCCGAGACGCCGCCCTTGAGCTTGTGCGGGCTCCGCAGACCGCGATAGCGCAGCTCCAGTTCGATGGCCATCGCGACCGAGTCCTGCTGGCCGTACCGGCACCACGTGGAGCCGACGCACGACTTCACCGTACGCAGGGACTTGCCGTACGCGTGGCCACTCTCGAAGCCCGCGTCGACCAGTCGCTTCCACACCGCCGGGAGCTGCTCCAGCCTGGCTCCGAACAGGTCGATCCGCTGGCCGCCGGTGATCTTGGTGTAGAGCCCGAAGTCCTTGGCGACCTCGCCGATCGCGATCAGACCCTCGGGTGTGATCTCGCCCCCC comes from Nocardioides baekrokdamisoli and encodes:
- a CDS encoding Lrp/AsnC family transcriptional regulator, producing MDATDRQILAELQSDGRLTVTELADRVQLSISPCHRRVRTLEKSGAIAGYRAYLDAEALGLGFEALVFVTMASADRDTVEAFEQAVVDLPNVLEGHRLFGDPDYLLRVIAADLGAFQMLYDERLTTLPGVQRLSSTLVMKTIAANRPLPLP
- a CDS encoding GNAT family N-acetyltransferase — protein: MSNDYTIRTATTDDAAACAAIYAPYVRETAITFETDPPSVEEMARRIAAANEQHVWLVMEVDGEIVGYAYGGKFAQRAAYRWATEGSVYLDMNRRGAGRGRALYAALIERLRDRGYRRFVGVVALPNEPSMRLHRAFGFAEMGVMRNIGWKHDAWHDVAYLGLNLTPGEDLTIAPPEVS
- the nirD gene encoding nitrite reductase small subunit NirD, which codes for MTLDPTRQMIEICPVDAIDVETGVAALVHGEAVAVFRTYAGDVFALSNYDPFSHASVLSRGIVGTRTVDGESVDFVASPIYKEAFDLRTGICLDKPEVSIAAYEVVVREGVVYVGSVKAVVEE
- a CDS encoding sirohydrochlorin chelatase; this translates as MTRLVTVAHGTRSGEGNAVAIELTRLAGLALGVESVTSYVELQEPLLADALGASTESTVVVPLLLSRGYHTRVDLPAALDSAGGPAVITDPLGPSTALARVQVDRLIEAGATPGQPVVLAAAGSQDPTAADDLRAAAVLVGALWGSECRMATMAAGDIGEVVRPGDAVSVYLLAPGHFSRTLADEARTAGAAVVSDVLGTHPTIVDLICDRFRSRPDE
- a CDS encoding LysE family translocator, whose translation is MNIELVGAFWLLSLMLVVVPGPDWAYAITCGQRGRRAGIAGVGGLLSGHATTTLVAAAGLAAIIGRVPFLLSALTAVGAGYLILLGYRALASTAAADHTVQAPRSARRQWLTGFGVSALNPKAMLLFVGLLPRFTDTQAAWPESVQILALGAAHVVNCAIIYSLVSAGSQAALTGRPRAARVVSRLSGGVMVALGSFMLLHGAVGA
- a CDS encoding uroporphyrinogen-III synthase; the protein is MNVSEGHPLAGFRIGVTATRKADEQGALLERRGAEVVYAPALSLDPNRIDPATLRASTEEVIGSPVDVFLVTTGIGLRGWFDAAEGWGLLDPLLERLKGAEILARGPKSVGALRARGLRELWAPESEEFDDVMAHLRGRDLAGKRIVVQEHGQSLSMVGHALRRMGAEVVSVAVYRVDPAIDPEPMFGLVEQVADGTVDAVTFTSAPAVASFMQAAGSVGRRDEVIAAFQADVVAASVGPVTAAAFEMWGVPTIFPERSRLLPMITLLETELPSRRAGLTIELVGEHQLLLHGDEVLLDGAVVKLSPAPAAVLQALIANPGNVVSRRALLAMLPSGNAGSEHAVEMAVARLRAALGTRAIQTVVKRGYRLAVAG
- the mobA gene encoding molybdenum cofactor guanylyltransferase translates to MFDAIVLVGGRATRFGGLDKTAIEIDGVRVVDRVLAGVAAAARVIVVGPEVSGGPVAAVASALDSVTSPIVVTLAGDQPWIAPAVPLLVAAVADYDVAVLVADDRRHYLAAAWRTSSLRAAITELDSPVDAAVRSLFEGRSVVDVPDTGGWSRDIDSPADLPE
- a CDS encoding NUDIX hydrolase, whose amino-acid sequence is MVIRARQIEAAGAVVLRDGIGGREVLLVHRPTYDDWSFPKGKVDRGEHVTACAIREVEEETGVRIRLSVPLRSQRYPVKGGVKTVHYWSGIVIDPDAPGAEAYVPNDEIDEATWWPIDKAARMLTYRYDRKTLREALRTRLATRTVIVLRHGESRSRGAWRTDDQLRPLLVAGRRQAERVAPVLEAYGTARVVSSSSTRCLETVVPYAERAGHPLEAIGMLSEEGFAPGGVAALVTKLVRQAKRQGPTVICSHRPVLPDVFAALGVADQKLAKGEMAVVHLRRGAVLAIERHLA